The Halorhabdus sp. BNX81 genome includes a region encoding these proteins:
- a CDS encoding pentapeptide repeat-containing protein, which yields MATDEEDVPDGRCGFTLQPEDVNIDEYYHQSLWHKHAEAVSCWRPVWDEYEETGRCFWHADVDDKTVEDLQHYRSDCPERLDGAILRGIQAGDKVSFGECGLLGVEFEGGEYRRSDFTRSDLRWAQFTEVNLNLVDFSNADFRDVQFIDVDFQWTDFSDTDLEEVIFSIVDLRWAKFTDTEVKEVEFLNSNLLGTDFSGTKFWKVEIQNSDLQGTDFSNADFRKIDLLNVNLNRAKFSNMDLKGVDFTGNDLEKVKFSNIKLHKADFSNVNLQGAEFQNADLKEADLSDAGLQEGHFSETNLHGADFSDADLQVAVFIDAKLWKSEFLGTNLWGAEFSEIDAKFATFENANLQDAVFSAADCRYAIFSSALLYETVFEDMRINSGTIFYNRELSSNKKSEILSFLGRFTSFLSVVPESRPSSSFRPVCVYEADPSIEDSGESLDSKSLLPGTDRLEAARWVYRRLETLHEKNALSEEARKFHISKEEAERKLLKERGDPRRYVKTLMWALSKHGESVKRLLTWWFGVIVLAGLAFPFVGGVKEPDGTTYAIASLGELETWAGVNDVLLNVYFSVITFSTIGYGDLSPASPWSRVLVAGESLVGAILVALLVFVLGRRVAR from the coding sequence ATGGCTACGGACGAGGAGGACGTTCCTGATGGTCGGTGTGGGTTTACTTTGCAACCAGAGGACGTTAATATAGATGAGTATTATCACCAGTCTCTTTGGCATAAACATGCAGAAGCCGTCAGTTGCTGGCGACCTGTGTGGGATGAGTATGAGGAAACTGGCCGGTGTTTTTGGCACGCGGACGTGGATGACAAGACCGTTGAAGACCTTCAGCATTACCGTTCTGATTGTCCTGAACGGCTAGACGGAGCCATTCTTCGCGGTATTCAGGCTGGTGACAAAGTTTCTTTTGGAGAGTGTGGATTACTGGGAGTTGAGTTTGAGGGTGGAGAGTACAGGCGATCTGATTTCACAAGGTCTGATCTCAGATGGGCCCAATTTACGGAAGTCAACCTGAATTTGGTTGATTTTTCGAATGCTGATTTTAGAGATGTTCAGTTTATTGATGTGGACTTCCAATGGACTGACTTCTCGGATACCGATCTTGAGGAGGTTATATTTTCCATTGTCGATTTAAGGTGGGCTAAATTTACGGATACCGAGGTAAAAGAAGTTGAATTTTTAAATTCAAATCTTCTAGGAACTGATTTCTCAGGGACCAAGTTTTGGAAAGTCGAAATTCAAAATTCCGATCTCCAAGGAACTGACTTCTCGAATGCCGATTTCAGGAAGATTGATTTGTTAAATGTCAATCTAAACAGAGCAAAATTTTCGAATATGGACCTCAAAGGGGTCGATTTCACAGGTAATGACCTTGAGAAGGTAAAATTCTCGAACATTAAATTACACAAAGCTGACTTCTCAAATGTCAATCTACAAGGGGCCGAATTTCAGAACGCCGACCTCAAGGAAGCGGACCTCTCTGATGCAGGCCTTCAGGAAGGACACTTCTCCGAAACTAATCTCCATGGGGCTGATTTCTCGGATGCCGACCTTCAGGTAGCTGTCTTTATAGATGCCAAGCTTTGGAAATCCGAATTCCTTGGGACCAATCTCTGGGGGGCAGAATTTTCTGAAATCGATGCGAAGTTTGCCACTTTTGAAAATGCAAACCTTCAAGATGCAGTATTTTCAGCTGCGGACTGCCGATATGCAATCTTTTCTAGCGCACTCCTATATGAAACGGTCTTCGAGGATATGCGCATTAACTCGGGAACAATATTTTACAACAGAGAACTCTCCTCCAACAAAAAGAGTGAAATATTGTCGTTTCTTGGCCGATTTACTTCATTTTTGTCGGTCGTACCCGAATCCAGGCCATCGTCTTCCTTTCGGCCAGTCTGTGTTTACGAGGCAGACCCATCTATAGAAGACTCCGGAGAATCATTAGATTCAAAGTCGCTGCTACCAGGTACTGACCGCTTAGAGGCCGCTAGATGGGTTTATAGGCGTCTCGAAACCCTCCACGAGAAGAATGCGCTCTCGGAGGAGGCACGCAAGTTCCATATCAGCAAGGAGGAAGCCGAGCGAAAGCTGCTGAAAGAGCGCGGCGACCCACGCCGGTACGTGAAGACACTCATGTGGGCGCTGTCGAAACACGGCGAGAGTGTCAAACGTTTATTGACGTGGTGGTTCGGCGTGATCGTCCTCGCGGGGCTGGCGTTCCCGTTCGTCGGTGGGGTGAAGGAACCCGACGGCACAACGTACGCGATAGCGTCGCTAGGGGAGCTAGAGACGTGGGCTGGCGTCAATGACGTGCTGTTGAACGTCTACTTTAGCGTGATCACGTTCTCGACGATCGGTTACGGGGACCTCTCGCCTGCGAGTCCGTGGTCACGGGTACTTGTCGCAGGGGAGTCGCTGGTGGGGGCGATTCTTGTTGCCTTGTTGGTTTTTGTGCTCGGGCGGCGAGTGGCGCGGTAG
- a CDS encoding type IV pilin N-terminal domain-containing protein, with amino-acid sequence MGSGVSETPSSSDTSRGPRRRGADSCSRRPDDLREDRAVTPVVSNVLLVAIAIILGVTVSVFALGIVEQVGQSPPTAAFETDYTADNGLVLQHRGGDVLTVDGLSVQLGDRSYPVTDYVSSQRLNAGTEIGPLYPADAAEARLVWEHDDSSSIVYTATPPREGTVPSYLRFDTATVQSYGSGQDYDDEFTYSTGAREAVLTNNTWKLVEFDHDVTDQTVLEFDFRSSTEGEIHGIGLENDASISDDRIFKLFGNQSWGIEYDEVDYATTDGWVHYEIPVGQLYGPSQYGQADFLALVNDIDDTDIATDSQFRNIRAYDAPDLGSSIQFEFTVEGTTTTEPVQSYGSQDKDYGVEVSDDNATLTLSNNTWASVPIDKNVTADTVLTVEFNATSKGEIHGIGLETGDSEAESRFVRFYGNQSWAQAADSYYSAGDGWVTYEIDASSLVSAGTDVSHLVFVNDDDSDASGVSRFRNVTIYEDP; translated from the coding sequence ATGGGGTCCGGTGTCTCGGAAACGCCGTCGTCGTCCGATACTTCCCGCGGGCCGCGCCGCCGAGGCGCTGATTCTTGCTCGCGTCGGCCAGACGACCTTCGGGAAGACCGTGCGGTAACGCCCGTCGTATCCAACGTTCTGCTGGTCGCGATCGCGATCATTCTGGGAGTGACCGTGTCCGTGTTCGCACTCGGGATCGTCGAGCAGGTCGGGCAATCCCCGCCGACGGCCGCTTTCGAGACCGATTACACCGCGGACAACGGACTGGTCCTCCAGCACAGGGGTGGTGATGTCCTCACTGTCGACGGACTGTCGGTTCAGTTGGGCGACCGGTCGTACCCGGTGACGGATTACGTATCGAGCCAGCGCCTGAACGCGGGCACCGAAATCGGCCCGCTGTATCCTGCTGACGCCGCGGAGGCTCGTCTTGTCTGGGAGCACGATGACTCCTCCTCGATCGTCTATACCGCAACGCCGCCCCGAGAGGGCACCGTCCCGTCGTATCTCCGCTTCGACACAGCGACCGTCCAGTCCTACGGCAGCGGACAGGACTACGACGACGAGTTCACCTATTCGACGGGCGCGCGAGAAGCAGTCCTGACAAACAATACCTGGAAGCTGGTCGAGTTCGATCACGACGTTACCGACCAGACCGTGCTGGAGTTCGACTTCCGGTCGAGCACCGAGGGCGAGATCCACGGGATCGGCCTTGAGAACGACGCAAGCATCTCCGACGACCGGATCTTCAAGCTGTTCGGAAACCAGTCCTGGGGCATCGAGTACGACGAAGTGGACTACGCGACGACGGACGGGTGGGTTCACTACGAGATCCCCGTCGGCCAACTCTACGGGCCGTCCCAGTATGGGCAAGCCGACTTTCTCGCGCTCGTCAACGACATCGACGACACGGACATCGCGACCGACTCGCAGTTCCGGAACATCCGGGCCTACGACGCCCCCGACCTCGGTTCGTCGATCCAGTTCGAATTCACGGTTGAGGGCACCACCACGACCGAACCCGTACAAAGTTACGGGTCTCAGGACAAGGACTATGGTGTCGAAGTGAGCGACGACAACGCCACGCTGACGCTTTCGAACAACACGTGGGCCTCCGTCCCGATCGACAAGAATGTCACCGCGGACACCGTCCTCACTGTGGAGTTCAACGCCACGAGCAAAGGAGAAATCCACGGCATCGGCCTCGAAACCGGAGATTCAGAGGCTGAATCGCGGTTCGTGCGTTTCTACGGAAATCAGTCGTGGGCGCAAGCGGCTGACTCCTATTACTCGGCTGGCGACGGCTGGGTCACCTACGAGATCGACGCTTCCTCACTCGTGTCTGCCGGCACGGATGTCTCCCATCTCGTGTTCGTCAACGACGACGATAGCGACGCCAGCGGCGTCTCCCGCTTCCGGAACGTCACGATTTACGAAGATCCTTAG
- a CDS encoding aldo/keto reductase yields the protein MEYRTLGSTDVDVSAVGLGTWNVGPVWSDVSDEQAKDAIRTALDADVNLLDTAEVYGGGRAESLIGEVLDERDRDGIFVPTKAAPDEDGGHSEAGLRESIAGSKERLGVETLDLVQLHCPETQAFYNPDTFETLEELREEGEINHAGVSVEKVEEATKAIEYDVVETVQIIFNPFRHRPAERFFERAAAENVGIIVRVPLASGLLADVFDGIEDFDEGDHRKSAAEGGVDAGIGRAGGETFAGVPFESGLDAVDDLRPHVPEEMSMAQFTLRWILDHDAVSTVIPGSTSPAHVEANAAAADLPELSHETHGAVRDIYEAHLYDHVHHRW from the coding sequence ATGGAGTACCGAACTCTCGGATCGACCGACGTTGACGTTTCGGCGGTCGGTCTCGGCACGTGGAACGTCGGTCCCGTCTGGAGCGACGTCAGCGACGAACAGGCCAAAGACGCGATCCGAACCGCGCTGGACGCGGACGTCAACCTGCTCGACACCGCCGAGGTCTACGGCGGCGGCCGCGCCGAATCCCTCATCGGCGAAGTGCTCGACGAGCGCGACCGGGACGGCATTTTCGTCCCGACGAAGGCCGCCCCCGACGAGGACGGCGGTCACTCCGAAGCGGGCCTCCGGGAGTCCATCGCGGGCTCGAAAGAGCGCCTCGGCGTCGAGACGCTCGACCTCGTCCAGTTGCACTGCCCGGAGACACAGGCCTTCTACAACCCAGATACCTTCGAGACGCTGGAAGAGCTGCGCGAGGAGGGCGAGATCAACCACGCGGGCGTCAGCGTCGAGAAGGTCGAGGAGGCGACGAAGGCCATCGAGTACGACGTCGTCGAGACGGTCCAGATCATCTTCAACCCGTTCCGTCACCGACCCGCGGAGCGGTTCTTCGAACGGGCAGCCGCCGAGAACGTCGGCATCATCGTCCGCGTCCCGCTGGCCTCCGGGCTGCTCGCCGACGTCTTCGACGGCATCGAGGACTTCGACGAAGGCGACCACCGCAAGAGCGCCGCCGAGGGCGGCGTCGATGCCGGGATCGGTCGCGCCGGCGGCGAGACGTTCGCCGGCGTGCCCTTCGAGTCCGGCCTCGATGCTGTCGATGACCTACGGCCGCACGTCCCCGAGGAAATGTCGATGGCGCAGTTCACCCTCCGGTGGATCCTGGATCACGACGCCGTCTCGACGGTCATCCCCGGCTCGACATCGCCCGCGCACGTCGAGGCCAACGCCGCCGCGGCCGACCTCCCCGAACTCTCCCACGAGACTCACGGCGCGGTCCGGGACATCTACGAGGCACACCTCTACGACCACGTTCACCATCGGTGGTGA
- a CDS encoding dihydroneopterin aldolase family protein, whose product MEPTDAHRATFELGIKFGALYHQFAGTPISPASAAELASAIESAIENQPHCEAVTVEMKTEAIETAVDPAVGYTEFTGEFADVEILVDYEGLEARGVMEMDDGYPRMRLVDVDNSI is encoded by the coding sequence ATGGAACCGACCGACGCCCACCGGGCGACGTTCGAACTCGGGATCAAGTTCGGCGCGCTCTATCACCAGTTTGCCGGCACGCCGATCAGCCCCGCGAGCGCCGCCGAGCTCGCGAGTGCCATCGAGAGCGCGATCGAGAACCAGCCACATTGCGAGGCCGTGACCGTCGAGATGAAGACCGAAGCCATCGAGACGGCGGTCGACCCGGCCGTGGGCTACACGGAGTTCACCGGCGAGTTCGCCGACGTGGAGATTCTCGTGGACTACGAGGGACTGGAGGCGAGGGGTGTCATGGAGATGGACGACGGTTATCCCCGGATGCGGCTGGTCGACGTTGACAATTCGATCTGA
- the ileS gene encoding isoleucine--tRNA ligase, which translates to MTDVEDRDPPTYERFGEVADQYDPDSVRDRVFAHWDAVDAYEQTKAHRADGEDFFFVDGPPYTSGAAHMGTTWNKTLKDAYIRYLRMQGYDVTDRPGYDMHGLPIETKVEEKLDFENKKDIQEFGEENFIDECKDFAEQQLEGLQEDFKSFGVWMDWDDPYKTVTPEYMEAAWWGFEQAHEKGLVEQGKRSISQCPRCETAIANNEVEYEDVSDPSIYVKFSLQDREGSLVIWTTTPWTIPANTFVAVDEDLTYQAVEATKDGETEVLWIAESCVEDVLSKGRYDDYEIVDEATGEEMVGWEYEHPLREEVPDAPEGKDALQVYTADYVEADRTGLVHSAPGHGEEDFERGQELGLDVFCPVGGDGVYDDTAGKYAGEFVKDADAAIMDDLDANGNLLSRDTTHHSYGHCWRCDTGIIQIVTDQWFITVTDIKDELLDNIADSEWHPDWARDNRFQDFVEEAPDWNVSRQRYWGIPIPIWTAEDWDGSMDDAIVIGDREELAERVDQEIEPEAVDLHKGTVDELTITEDGRTYERVPDVFDVWLDSSVASWGTLDYPEQTEDFEELWPADLIMEAHDQTRGWFWSQLGMGTAAVGEIPYDEVLMHGYAMMPDGRGMSKSKGITVEPQEAIAEGGADPMRAFLLSQNPQGEDMRFSWDGMDSMQRNLNILWNVFRFPLPYMRMDGFDPMETTVEDVELEQIDEWVLSRLQTVESEMGEHFEDRRQDRAIQALMDFVVEDVSRFYVQAVRDRVWAEGEDGSKTAVYATLYRVLEETVALLAPFTPFIADEIYQYLTGDAGYDTVHMCDWPEPDDTLRDVSLENEISVVRAVEEAGSNARQQAERKLRWPVKRVVVDVDDQEVGGSIELQSDLLADRLNAREIEVVAPDEAWGELTYSAEADMSKLGPAFGDEAGAIMNALNDASVAEPSIEALESAVASDLGRGVDLTAEMVEFVRNTPDGVASTEFEALDGGGVVYVDTTLTEDIESEGYAREVVRRVQEMRKDLDLAMDARITVEYDIADERVEGLVEEREDLIAEEVRADAFGDAEDGYRKEWEVEGVKAEIAVEEV; encoded by the coding sequence ATGACAGACGTTGAGGATCGCGATCCGCCGACGTACGAGCGCTTCGGCGAGGTGGCAGACCAGTACGACCCCGACAGCGTCCGCGATCGGGTGTTCGCCCACTGGGACGCCGTCGACGCCTACGAACAGACGAAAGCGCACCGCGCCGACGGCGAGGACTTCTTCTTCGTCGACGGGCCCCCCTACACCTCCGGGGCAGCCCACATGGGGACGACCTGGAACAAGACGCTGAAGGACGCCTACATCCGGTACCTCCGCATGCAGGGCTACGACGTCACCGACCGGCCGGGCTATGACATGCACGGCCTGCCCATCGAGACCAAGGTCGAAGAGAAACTCGACTTCGAGAACAAGAAGGATATCCAGGAATTCGGCGAGGAGAACTTCATCGACGAGTGTAAGGACTTCGCCGAGCAGCAACTGGAGGGGCTCCAGGAAGACTTCAAGTCCTTCGGCGTCTGGATGGACTGGGACGATCCCTACAAGACGGTCACCCCGGAGTACATGGAGGCCGCCTGGTGGGGTTTCGAGCAGGCCCACGAGAAGGGACTGGTCGAGCAGGGCAAGCGCTCGATCTCCCAATGTCCCCGGTGTGAGACCGCCATCGCCAACAACGAGGTCGAGTACGAGGACGTCTCCGACCCGTCGATCTACGTGAAGTTCTCGTTGCAGGATCGGGAAGGCAGCCTCGTCATCTGGACGACGACCCCCTGGACGATCCCCGCCAACACCTTCGTCGCGGTCGACGAAGATCTGACCTACCAGGCCGTCGAAGCGACCAAAGACGGCGAGACAGAAGTACTCTGGATCGCCGAGTCCTGCGTCGAGGACGTCCTCTCGAAGGGTCGGTACGACGACTACGAGATCGTCGACGAGGCGACTGGCGAGGAGATGGTCGGCTGGGAATACGAGCACCCGCTTCGTGAGGAAGTCCCCGACGCGCCCGAAGGCAAGGACGCCCTGCAGGTCTACACCGCCGACTACGTCGAGGCAGACCGGACGGGGCTGGTCCACTCCGCGCCCGGCCACGGTGAGGAGGACTTCGAGCGCGGCCAGGAGTTGGGGCTGGACGTGTTCTGTCCCGTCGGCGGCGACGGCGTCTACGATGACACCGCTGGCAAATACGCCGGTGAGTTCGTCAAGGACGCCGACGCGGCGATCATGGACGACCTCGACGCGAACGGCAACCTCCTCTCGCGGGATACCACTCACCACAGTTACGGGCACTGCTGGCGGTGTGACACGGGGATCATCCAGATCGTCACCGACCAGTGGTTCATCACGGTGACGGACATCAAGGACGAGCTGCTGGACAACATCGCGGACAGCGAGTGGCACCCCGACTGGGCGCGGGACAATCGCTTCCAGGACTTCGTCGAGGAGGCACCCGACTGGAACGTCTCCCGGCAGCGCTACTGGGGGATCCCGATCCCGATCTGGACGGCTGAAGACTGGGATGGCTCCATGGACGACGCCATCGTGATCGGCGACCGCGAAGAACTCGCCGAGCGCGTCGATCAGGAGATCGAACCCGAAGCTGTCGACCTCCACAAGGGGACCGTCGACGAGTTGACGATCACCGAGGACGGCCGGACCTACGAGCGCGTGCCGGACGTCTTCGACGTCTGGCTCGACTCCTCGGTTGCCTCCTGGGGGACGCTGGACTATCCCGAACAGACTGAGGACTTCGAGGAGCTATGGCCGGCAGACCTCATCATGGAGGCCCACGACCAGACTCGCGGGTGGTTCTGGTCCCAACTCGGCATGGGGACTGCGGCAGTCGGCGAGATCCCATACGACGAGGTGCTGATGCACGGCTACGCGATGATGCCTGACGGTCGCGGGATGTCCAAATCCAAGGGCATCACCGTCGAGCCACAGGAGGCCATCGCGGAAGGCGGCGCGGACCCGATGCGGGCGTTCCTGCTCTCCCAGAACCCCCAGGGCGAGGACATGCGCTTCTCCTGGGACGGGATGGACTCGATGCAGCGCAACCTCAACATCCTCTGGAACGTCTTCCGGTTCCCGCTGCCGTACATGCGGATGGACGGCTTCGATCCAATGGAAACGACCGTCGAAGACGTCGAACTCGAACAGATCGACGAGTGGGTGCTCTCCCGGCTCCAGACCGTCGAAAGCGAGATGGGCGAACACTTCGAGGACCGCCGCCAGGATCGCGCGATCCAGGCGCTGATGGACTTCGTCGTCGAGGACGTCTCCCGCTTTTACGTCCAGGCGGTCCGCGATCGCGTCTGGGCGGAGGGCGAAGACGGCTCGAAGACGGCCGTCTACGCCACGCTCTATCGCGTGCTCGAGGAGACCGTCGCGCTGCTGGCTCCGTTCACCCCCTTCATCGCCGATGAAATCTACCAGTACCTCACAGGCGATGCCGGCTACGACACGGTCCACATGTGCGACTGGCCGGAACCCGACGACACGTTGCGGGATGTCAGCCTCGAAAACGAGATCAGCGTCGTCCGGGCGGTCGAGGAGGCAGGGTCGAACGCCCGCCAGCAGGCCGAGCGGAAACTCCGGTGGCCGGTCAAGCGCGTCGTCGTCGACGTCGACGACCAGGAGGTCGGCGGCTCGATCGAACTCCAGTCCGACCTGCTGGCCGACCGCTTGAACGCCCGCGAAATCGAAGTCGTCGCCCCCGACGAGGCGTGGGGTGAACTCACCTACAGCGCCGAGGCCGACATGAGCAAGCTCGGCCCCGCCTTCGGCGACGAGGCGGGAGCCATCATGAACGCGCTCAACGACGCCAGCGTCGCCGAGCCCTCGATCGAGGCCCTCGAATCGGCCGTCGCGAGCGATCTGGGACGGGGCGTCGATCTCACGGCGGAAATGGTCGAGTTCGTCCGCAACACGCCCGACGGCGTCGCGAGTACGGAGTTCGAGGCCCTGGATGGGGGCGGGGTCGTTTACGTCGATACCACGCTGACCGAGGACATCGAGAGCGAGGGCTACGCCCGCGAGGTCGTCCGGCGCGTCCAGGAGATGCGGAAAGATCTCGACCTGGCGATGGACGCTCGGATTACCGTCGAGTACGACATCGCGGACGAGCGCGTCGAAGGGCTGGTCGAAGAACGCGAGGACCTGATCGCCGAGGAAGTCCGGGCTGACGCGTTCGGTGACGCCGAAGACGGCTATCGCAAGGAGTGGGAGGTTGAGGGCGTGAAAGCGGAGATTGCGGTCGAAGAAGTCTGA
- a CDS encoding PIN domain-containing protein: MKLLDTTFLIHYWGGREATKTYLEAHEDAEFITTTLNLKEIAVGLSLQGNLDRHQLLSTFEWVETVPFQTDHAVVAGELEAALQRDDAINQDKINALAGDLLIAAVAKETGATVVTENVADFELFDGVSIEGY, from the coding sequence ATGAAACTGCTTGATACGACCTTTCTGATCCACTACTGGGGTGGCAGGGAGGCAACGAAAACGTATCTCGAGGCGCACGAGGACGCCGAGTTCATCACGACGACGCTCAATCTCAAGGAAATCGCTGTGGGGTTGTCTCTCCAGGGGAACCTCGATCGCCACCAGCTTCTTTCGACGTTCGAGTGGGTGGAAACCGTCCCCTTTCAGACTGATCACGCCGTCGTCGCCGGCGAACTGGAGGCCGCCCTCCAGCGGGACGACGCGATCAATCAGGACAAGATCAACGCGCTGGCTGGCGATCTGCTGATCGCCGCGGTCGCGAAAGAAACTGGTGCCACTGTCGTCACGGAAAACGTCGCTGACTTCGAACTGTTCGACGGCGTCTCAATTGAGGGATATTGA
- a CDS encoding antitoxin VapB family protein, with protein MGTKTIGVKDDTYERLKGRKRDDESFTDLVERLLEETTADWRAGFGTLDEDAADALEETVQESRDRTSAGLAARQRTAIEELADASEPEDPDETA; from the coding sequence ATGGGAACGAAAACGATCGGTGTCAAGGACGACACCTACGAGCGGCTGAAAGGCCGCAAACGGGACGACGAGAGCTTCACGGACCTCGTCGAGCGACTGCTTGAGGAGACGACGGCCGATTGGCGGGCGGGGTTCGGGACGCTCGACGAGGACGCAGCGGATGCACTCGAGGAGACAGTCCAGGAATCCCGCGATCGGACGAGTGCGGGACTCGCGGCGCGCCAGCGGACGGCGATCGAAGAGTTAGCCGACGCCAGTGAGCCGGAGGACCCGGATGAAACTGCTTGA